TTGGCGCCGATGCGGTGGTGCTGGTAGAAGGTGGTGCGATCCTCGTAGACTTCCCCTGCGTACAGCTTGCCGCAATTGAGGAAGAGGCAGCCCAGGGTGCCGTACCAGTCGTAGGGCAACTCCTCGGGATAACGATGCATGACCTTCAGGGTGTGCTCCCAGATGGACGACGGTCCGGTCTCCTCGTCGAAAACCTGAAAGATCCGGCTCAAGGCCGCAAGCTCGGGCACCAGGCCATGCAGGATCATGGAATCGAAAAGCAGTTCGGCGAAACGCCACATGTTCTCGGCCTCGACCTTGCGCCATTCGTCCATGATATCCGTGACCGAGACATAGTCGAGCACCCGGCGCGAAGCGCGGATGATGGACATCCAGGAGTTTTCCTCGATGGGCAGGTGGTAGTTGGCCGAGAAGCGCAGGGCGCGGATGGCCCGCAGGTAGTCGTGCTTGAGGGTCTCGTCGGGAATGCCCTGAAACTTGATCTGACCGCCGGAGATGTTTTCGAAGCCATCGTAAACGTCGCGGGAGCGGGGAATGAACGGACAGGCCAGGCTCACGGGAAAACCGTCGTCCTTGTCCAGCTTTTTGAGCATAGTGGACGTGATCTGGGCAACGCAGGCCTCGGGATGGGAGGCGTCGGCCATGTCGGCGGGATGAAAGAGGAAAGTCGCGCTGCCCTGGTTCATCCTGGCCACGATATCCCCGCTGCCTGCGGAAACTTCGGGAAAAAGATTTTTGAGGCCGGCAAGATCGATATCCGTGCAGATCTCCACCTCGGCATCCTTGGAGGTCCCAAGAATCTTGCGCTGCAGCGCGGCGTTGATGACGTAGGCGTCGTAACCGTTGCGCATGATGGTTTTACAGATGGAGGCGGCTTCTTTTATCGGCTGAGGCATCAAGGTCTCCTTGAATGGTCGTGTTCGTGAAAAGGTCTGCATCGGATAATCGGATGCAATCTAAATATCTTCATCTTTTTCCCCTGACTTGGTCAAGCGGTAGCGGAACTGCCGGAAGTTGAGTCCAACCATCTCAGCGGCCCGCCCCTTGTGTCCGCCGCAGCGCCGCAGCGCCTCGGAAATGACCTTGTGCTCATGCACGGCGAGATATTCGTCGAGGGTCATCTGCCCGGACAGGACCTTCTGGATTCCGCCATCCTGATCCGTGGAGGTGATTTTCTCGTAGATGACCAGGGACTCCGCCGTGACGGTGTCCCCGGGTTCAAGGGCCACGGCGCGCTCCACGATGTTTTCAAGCTCACGCACGTTGCCGGGATATCCGTAGGCCAGGAGTTTTTTGCGCGCTTCGGCCGTAAAGCCCCGCAACTGACGCTTCTGGGCGCGGCAGGCCTTCTCCAGAAAATGCTCGGCCAGGGCCAGGACGTCGTCCCCCCGCTCGCGCAGAGGCGGAAGATGCACCTTGACCCCGCTCAGCCGATAGTAAAGATCCTCGCGAAAATCGCCGTCGGCCACGCTCTGCTCGACGTTGCGGTTGGTCGCCGCGATGATGCGCACATCCGAGCGCATCTCTTCGGTCCCCCCAAGAGGAATGAAGCAGCGCTCCTGCACGTAGCGCAGCAGCTTGACCTGGGTGGAGTGGGCCAGTTCGCCCACCTCGTCCAGAAAAAGGGTGCCGCCCTCGGCCATTTCCAGGAGGCCCTTCTTGGCCCGGTCGGCGCTGGTGAAGGCGCCCTTGCGAAAGCCGAACAGCTCGCTCTCGACCAGATTCTCCGGCAATCCCCCGCAGTTGATGGCCAGAAACGGTTGCTTGGCGCGCTGGCTCTGACTGTGGATGCAGCGGGCGAAAAGCTCCTTGCCCGTGCCCGACTCGCCGGTCACGAGCACGCTGATGTTTGTCGGGGCGATGCGCCGCACCAGATCGAAGACGGCCTGCATCTGGCGACTCTGGCCGATGATCTCGCCGTACTGCTTGCTGATCTGCCCCTTGAGCCAGTCGTTTTCCTCCTTGAGGCGGGCCGTCTCAAGAGTGCGCTCCACCGTGTAGAGCAGGTCGTCGAGTTCAAAGGGTTTGGAGATGTAGTCCTTGGCGCCGTGCTTCATGGCCGTGATGGCGCTCTTGGCGTCGGCGTAGGCCGTGACCATGAGCACGGGCACATCGGCCCAGGTCTCGCGGATGCGGACCAGCAGATCGATCCCGCTTTCCCGGCCCAGACGCAGGTCCAGAAGGATGAGGCCGATGGAATGCTGCTGCAGCACAGCCAGGGCCGAGGCCGAATCGGGCGCGGTCCAGACCGAATGCCCCTTCTTGATCAGGGCGATTTCCAGAACTTCGCGCAGGCTCAGGTCGTCATCTACGATAAGTATGTTGGCCATTTTCTTCCCGTGCTCCCTGATTGCAAAATCGGTTCAGGCCCGGCCCCTCGTCACGGACGCTTCAGGGTGATCGTCTCCAGCCTGGAAAAAACGGCCCGGCCGCCCAGAAAATGAGCCATGACACGGCCCGGAATCTCCTTGTCGAGACAGGGCGTGTTCTTGCCCTTGGACAGGAGTGCCCCGGCCGTGGCCACCCAGGCCAGATCTGGATCAAAAAGCACAAAGTCCGCAGGATCGCCGGGGCGCATGCGATTGGCGGGCAGGCCGAAGATGGAGGCCGTGTTCCAGCACCACAGGCGGCTGATGTCGGCAAATTCGAGTTCTCCGCTGCGCACCAGTTCATAGGTCAGGGACAGGGCCGTATCGAGGCCGGAGATGCCGCTGGGCGCATCGGCGAAGGTCACTTCCTTTTCATGAGCCGCGTGGGGAGCGTGGTCCGTGACCAGTATGTCGATGACTCCCGTGCGCACGGCCTGGCGCAGGGCCAGCACATCGTCGCGGGTGCGCAAGGGCGGATTGACGCGCACGCTGGTGTCATATCCCTCGACCCGCGATTCGTCCCAGAGCAGATAGTGCGGACAGGTCTCGGCCGTGACCTCGACGCCGCGCTCCTTGGCAGCCGCGATGAGTTCCACGGACTGCCGGCAACTGATGTGGGCCAGATGGATGGGCAGGTCCAGATAGGAGGCCAGCAGGATGTCGCGGGCGACCTGCATGGCTTCGGACACGGTCGGGATGCCCTTCAGGCCGAGACGGCTCGACACCTCGCCCTCGTTCATGACTCCGCCCTTGCCCAGCCACGGATCCTCGCAGTGGTCGATGACCTTCAAGCCGAAATCCGCCGCGTATTCCATGGCCCGCCGGAAAAGCTCCGTGTTCTCGACGGGCAGGCCGTCGTTGGACAGAGCCACGCACCCGGCCCGGGCCAATTCCCCGGC
This sequence is a window from Desulfomicrobium apsheronum. Protein-coding genes within it:
- a CDS encoding dihydroorotase, with the translated sequence MAHVDCLIRNVSWEDRNCDLLIGEGRVLELAEAGTVATPAGTSGTEIFDAAGLTLLPSLIDAHVHLREPGQEYKEDIASGLSAAAGGGFGQVMAMANTSPVNDNASVTRFMLQKAAESFAHGPWVRPVGALTVGLLGKELAAAGELARAGCVALSNDGLPVENTELFRRAMEYAADFGLKVIDHCEDPWLGKGGVMNEGEVSSRLGLKGIPTVSEAMQVARDILLASYLDLPIHLAHISCRQSVELIAAAKERGVEVTAETCPHYLLWDESRVEGYDTSVRVNPPLRTRDDVLALRQAVRTGVIDILVTDHAPHAAHEKEVTFADAPSGISGLDTALSLTYELVRSGELEFADISRLWCWNTASIFGLPANRMRPGDPADFVLFDPDLAWVATAGALLSKGKNTPCLDKEIPGRVMAHFLGGRAVFSRLETITLKRP
- a CDS encoding sigma-54-dependent transcriptional regulator; the protein is MANILIVDDDLSLREVLEIALIKKGHSVWTAPDSASALAVLQQHSIGLILLDLRLGRESGIDLLVRIRETWADVPVLMVTAYADAKSAITAMKHGAKDYISKPFELDDLLYTVERTLETARLKEENDWLKGQISKQYGEIIGQSRQMQAVFDLVRRIAPTNISVLVTGESGTGKELFARCIHSQSQRAKQPFLAINCGGLPENLVESELFGFRKGAFTSADRAKKGLLEMAEGGTLFLDEVGELAHSTQVKLLRYVQERCFIPLGGTEEMRSDVRIIAATNRNVEQSVADGDFREDLYYRLSGVKVHLPPLRERGDDVLALAEHFLEKACRAQKRQLRGFTAEARKKLLAYGYPGNVRELENIVERAVALEPGDTVTAESLVIYEKITSTDQDGGIQKVLSGQMTLDEYLAVHEHKVISEALRRCGGHKGRAAEMVGLNFRQFRYRLTKSGEKDEDI
- a CDS encoding HD domain-containing protein, which encodes MPQPIKEAASICKTIMRNGYDAYVINAALQRKILGTSKDAEVEICTDIDLAGLKNLFPEVSAGSGDIVARMNQGSATFLFHPADMADASHPEACVAQITSTMLKKLDKDDGFPVSLACPFIPRSRDVYDGFENISGGQIKFQGIPDETLKHDYLRAIRALRFSANYHLPIEENSWMSIIRASRRVLDYVSVTDIMDEWRKVEAENMWRFAELLFDSMILHGLVPELAALSRIFQVFDEETGPSSIWEHTLKVMHRYPEELPYDWYGTLGCLFLNCGKLYAGEVYEDRTTFYQHHRIGAKVARKILKRLRFNTEEVDMIVNLVRNHMRFHFMLTDKGIRRFKAVDDYPRLIEMARADIKARNANYTEFNHNMKMLERADIREELLEPLLNGKQIMDIARIKPGPAVGLIRDNLLQAQISGDVNTIEEAERFVAAYKAKEQL